One segment of Thermogemmata fonticola DNA contains the following:
- a CDS encoding SulP family inorganic anion transporter — protein MVSTRASRWSTLWADFLASIVVFLVALPLCMGIAIASGVPEDRAAAVGIITGIIGGVLVGLLAGCPLQVSGPAAGLAVIVGQYIADYGFATLGVIVLIAGVVQLLAGAFGLGQIFRAVVPAVIQGMLAGIGVLIFAAQFHVMVDDTPPGTGVEFGGIINLYTIPEAVWKGLTEGPHQAAALTGVLTILSVVAWSVLAPRRLRFFPAPLVGVILASLVVNALNLSVKFISVPDNLLDAIQLPTPDLWPKLLDGSIILAGVALAFVASAESLLTATAADALQQHAPRTRYDRELAAQGVGNICCGLLGALPMTGVIVRTTANILAGARTRLSTILHGLWLLIFAWFFPEVLRHIPIASLAAILVYTGWKLFNPKAIRALWEVGKGEVATYAVTLGTVIVVDLLTGILAGIGLALLQLLYRVSHLGVHLIEQPEHQRAWLRLEGAATFLRLPKLAAVLENIRPDVELHVDLKHLTYIDHACFELLVNWAKQHEKQGGRLIIDWDSLHARFRKEGETNGNSQTESRSGSESAALAVPQGEANSSDKCNTPNRVQPVKSVH, from the coding sequence ATGGTGTCAACAAGAGCATCGCGCTGGTCCACACTCTGGGCTGACTTTTTAGCCTCGATCGTGGTGTTTCTTGTGGCCCTGCCCCTGTGTATGGGTATTGCCATTGCTTCAGGAGTTCCGGAGGACCGGGCAGCGGCGGTGGGTATTATCACCGGCATCATCGGCGGCGTCCTGGTCGGCCTGTTGGCGGGTTGTCCCTTGCAAGTCTCCGGGCCGGCGGCAGGGTTGGCGGTGATCGTCGGGCAATACATCGCGGATTATGGTTTTGCCACGTTGGGAGTGATTGTTTTGATCGCGGGGGTGGTGCAACTCCTGGCCGGGGCCTTCGGTTTGGGGCAGATTTTTCGGGCTGTGGTCCCGGCGGTGATTCAGGGGATGCTGGCCGGGATCGGCGTGCTGATTTTTGCAGCCCAATTCCATGTGATGGTCGATGACACTCCGCCGGGCACGGGCGTCGAATTCGGAGGCATAATCAATCTCTACACGATTCCAGAGGCAGTGTGGAAAGGCCTGACGGAAGGACCGCACCAGGCGGCGGCCCTCACAGGGGTCCTGACCATTCTCTCGGTGGTGGCGTGGTCGGTTTTGGCTCCCCGGCGGCTGCGATTCTTCCCTGCGCCGCTGGTTGGGGTGATTTTGGCCAGTCTGGTCGTCAATGCCCTTAACCTGTCAGTGAAGTTTATCAGTGTGCCGGACAACCTATTGGATGCCATCCAACTGCCGACGCCGGATCTGTGGCCCAAACTTTTGGATGGGTCCATTATCCTGGCGGGAGTAGCCCTTGCCTTTGTGGCCAGTGCGGAGTCCCTCCTGACGGCCACCGCTGCGGACGCCTTGCAACAACATGCTCCTCGCACCCGCTACGATCGGGAATTGGCGGCCCAAGGAGTAGGAAACATCTGCTGTGGATTGCTCGGTGCTTTGCCGATGACAGGGGTGATTGTCCGCACCACAGCCAATATCCTCGCCGGCGCCCGAACCCGACTTTCCACCATCCTGCACGGCCTGTGGTTGTTGATCTTTGCCTGGTTCTTCCCGGAGGTTTTGCGCCACATTCCCATTGCCAGTCTGGCCGCCATTCTCGTTTATACCGGCTGGAAACTGTTCAATCCCAAAGCCATCCGTGCGCTCTGGGAGGTCGGTAAGGGGGAAGTGGCGACCTATGCAGTCACATTGGGAACGGTGATAGTCGTAGACTTGCTCACAGGTATCTTGGCCGGAATTGGCCTGGCCCTGCTGCAACTGCTCTACCGGGTCAGTCATTTGGGGGTTCACCTGATCGAGCAGCCGGAGCACCAACGGGCCTGGCTCCGCCTGGAAGGGGCCGCGACATTCCTCCGCTTGCCGAAACTCGCCGCCGTTCTGGAAAACATCCGGCCCGATGTGGAACTGCATGTGGATCTCAAACATCTGACCTACATCGATCACGCCTGTTTCGAGCTTCTGGTCAACTGGGCCAAGCAACATGAAAAGCAGGGAGGACGCCTCATCATAGACTGGGACTCGCTCCACGCTCGCTTCCGGAAGGAGGGCGAAACCAACGGCAATTCCCAGACGGAAAGCCGATCGGGTTCGGAATCCGCAGCTCTGGCCGTCCCACAGGGTGAGGCGAACTCCTCAGACAAGTGCAATACACCCAACCGAGTGCAGCCCGTGAAATCGGTCCATTGA
- a CDS encoding carbonic anhydrase, with product MQKLIQGIHRFQDMVFAPRQDFFRKLAEGQAPQALFITCSDSRVVPDLICQTDPGDLFVIRNAGNIIPPYVPGTSCGVAATVEYGLKVLKIPHIVVCGHTNCGAMNAVMDIEMTAELPSVRQWLGYAQASASIVRTCYQHLPPDKQRRVVVQENVLVQLEHLRTHPAVAAALASQQLTLHAWVYKMETGEVFAYDSSSGQFELLRRDREATSGWSHEPPLASPQGVRHACVDL from the coding sequence ATGCAAAAACTCATTCAGGGAATTCACCGCTTCCAAGATATGGTGTTCGCTCCGCGGCAGGACTTTTTCCGCAAGCTGGCGGAGGGGCAAGCTCCCCAAGCGCTGTTCATCACCTGCTCGGACTCGCGCGTGGTGCCGGACCTCATATGCCAAACGGACCCCGGCGATCTGTTCGTGATCCGTAATGCGGGCAATATCATCCCGCCCTATGTGCCGGGAACGTCATGCGGTGTGGCTGCCACGGTGGAGTATGGCCTGAAGGTTTTGAAGATTCCCCACATCGTGGTGTGCGGGCATACGAATTGTGGCGCCATGAATGCTGTCATGGATATCGAGATGACGGCGGAACTGCCGAGTGTGCGCCAATGGTTAGGGTACGCTCAGGCATCCGCGAGCATTGTCCGCACGTGTTATCAGCATCTTCCTCCTGATAAGCAGCGGCGCGTGGTGGTCCAAGAGAACGTGCTCGTGCAACTGGAGCATTTGCGCACTCATCCCGCCGTCGCTGCCGCTCTCGCCTCGCAGCAACTGACCCTCCACGCCTGGGTGTACAAAATGGAGACCGGCGAGGTCTTCGCCTATGACTCCTCGTCTGGTCAGTTCGAACTCCTGCGAAGGGACCGCGAAGCCACATCGGGATGGTCCCACGAACCGCCCCTTGCCTCGCCTCAAGGAGTACGCCACGCGTGTGTGGACCTGTAA
- the mnmA gene encoding tRNA 2-thiouridine(34) synthase MnmA yields the protein MARVVLAMSGGVDSSASAVLLRRQGHEVIGLFMRTGVQHPGGEGAVSPRAEHKKGCCSVQDAWDARRVADRLGIPFYALDFRAEFDRIIDYFADEYVRGRTPNPCVVCNTWLKFGQLWEFARQLEADYIATGHYARIVAGPEGAELHRGVDLSKDQSYVLWGIRREILEHILFPVGGSTKSEIRSLAREAGLEHVASKPDSVEICFVPGGRPSEVVRARRPEAIRRGPIVDRQGRILGEHDGIDRFTIGQRKGLGVASGRRQFVLELLPETQTVVVGDYHELLAAGLEAEGVNWLCVPPTGQVEGWVKIRYRHPGVAAVIRPQGEGRVLVRFALPQAAVTPGQAVAFYAADRLLGGGWITRALRE from the coding sequence ATGGCCCGTGTGGTGCTGGCGATGAGTGGAGGGGTGGATAGCTCGGCCTCAGCGGTGCTTTTACGCCGTCAGGGGCATGAGGTCATCGGCTTGTTCATGCGCACCGGCGTGCAACACCCTGGGGGGGAAGGAGCCGTCTCTCCGCGAGCCGAGCACAAGAAAGGGTGCTGCTCAGTCCAGGATGCGTGGGATGCCCGGCGAGTTGCCGACCGGCTGGGAATACCGTTTTACGCCCTCGATTTTCGGGCAGAATTTGATCGCATCATTGACTACTTTGCGGACGAATACGTGCGGGGACGGACGCCCAATCCCTGCGTGGTGTGCAATACCTGGCTCAAATTCGGCCAGTTGTGGGAGTTTGCTCGGCAATTGGAGGCCGATTACATCGCCACCGGACACTATGCCCGGATCGTCGCCGGACCGGAGGGAGCCGAGTTGCACCGAGGCGTGGATTTGTCCAAAGATCAAAGCTACGTGCTCTGGGGAATTCGGCGGGAGATTCTGGAGCATATCCTCTTCCCCGTCGGAGGATCTACCAAAAGCGAAATTCGATCCTTGGCACGGGAGGCGGGTTTGGAGCATGTGGCCAGCAAGCCGGATAGTGTGGAGATTTGCTTCGTGCCCGGCGGGCGTCCCAGCGAAGTGGTCCGCGCTCGACGGCCGGAGGCGATCCGGAGAGGGCCAATCGTGGATCGGCAAGGCCGGATTCTCGGAGAACATGACGGCATCGATCGCTTCACGATCGGCCAGCGGAAGGGTTTAGGAGTGGCCAGCGGGCGGCGGCAATTCGTCCTGGAATTGCTCCCCGAAACCCAGACAGTCGTCGTGGGAGATTACCACGAACTTCTCGCGGCCGGCTTGGAAGCGGAAGGGGTCAATTGGCTCTGTGTCCCGCCTACCGGACAAGTCGAAGGCTGGGTCAAAATCCGCTATCGCCATCCCGGTGTGGCGGCGGTCATTCGTCCTCAAGGCGAGGGGCGGGTCCTGGTGCGCTTTGCCTTGCCCCAAGCCGCGGTGACGCCGGGCCAAGCGGTGGCGTTCTACGCGGCAGATCGTCTATTGGGCGGCGGCTGGATTACCCGTGCTCTGCGGGAGTAG
- the dcuC gene encoding C4-dicarboxylate transporter DcuC, giving the protein MEGTSLIALGVVVLSAVLILRGWDVRLVLLSAALLLGAVTGEWPRIIRTFLTTLANEKFVVPICSAMGFAYVLRHTGCDQHLVRLLLRPLRPVRALLIPGVILAAFIVNIPVISQTSTAACVGPVAIPLLRAAGYSATTSGVCLLLGSSVGGELLNPGAPELLTIAAANEGHPLAPPTEQARTTLPPVVLVQLSVALLVCWLLCRWWWERAETNQGPQNSETSTAPIRLSAALVPLVPLLLLFATGPPLHWLEIPQSWVAPARPDGSRDPAYHTRVIGLAMLVGVAAAALVVPQKARDCMQQFFEGAGYGFAHIVSLIVTAHCFGTAMEAAGVAQSLGHLITLAPELLVPLAALVPLLFAALCGSGMASTQSLYGFFHEPALAVGVDPVELGALTAVGSAAGRTMSPVAAVTLMCAQLTGSQPLSLACRVCWPLLAGIATVICLRCFAGL; this is encoded by the coding sequence ATGGAAGGCACCAGCCTGATAGCGCTCGGCGTCGTAGTCCTCTCCGCCGTGTTGATCCTCCGGGGTTGGGATGTCCGGCTGGTGCTTCTGAGCGCCGCCCTGCTGCTCGGGGCCGTCACTGGGGAATGGCCGCGAATTATACGCACCTTTCTCACCACCCTGGCCAACGAAAAGTTCGTCGTCCCGATCTGTTCCGCTATGGGGTTTGCTTATGTTTTGCGGCACACCGGTTGCGATCAGCATTTGGTGCGGCTGCTGCTGCGCCCCCTGCGGCCAGTGCGGGCCTTGCTGATTCCGGGGGTGATCCTGGCGGCTTTCATCGTCAACATCCCTGTGATCAGTCAGACGAGTACAGCAGCATGTGTCGGACCCGTGGCCATACCCTTGCTGCGAGCTGCCGGTTACTCGGCTACCACGAGTGGTGTGTGTCTGCTGCTGGGTTCATCCGTGGGCGGGGAGTTGCTCAATCCCGGAGCACCGGAGTTGCTCACGATCGCCGCTGCTAATGAAGGCCATCCGCTGGCCCCTCCGACCGAACAGGCACGGACGACTTTACCGCCGGTGGTGCTCGTCCAATTGAGCGTGGCCTTGTTGGTCTGCTGGCTGCTCTGCCGCTGGTGGTGGGAGCGAGCGGAGACAAATCAGGGGCCGCAGAACTCCGAAACTTCGACCGCACCGATCCGCCTGTCGGCGGCCCTGGTGCCCTTAGTTCCCCTGCTCCTGCTCTTTGCTACCGGTCCACCGCTGCACTGGCTGGAAATTCCCCAATCCTGGGTGGCTCCCGCTCGCCCAGATGGCTCGCGGGACCCCGCTTATCACACCCGCGTGATTGGTCTGGCGATGCTGGTAGGAGTAGCCGCTGCTGCCCTGGTGGTTCCCCAGAAGGCGAGGGATTGCATGCAGCAGTTTTTCGAGGGAGCGGGTTATGGTTTTGCGCACATAGTCAGTCTGATCGTTACGGCCCATTGTTTCGGGACGGCGATGGAAGCCGCGGGAGTGGCTCAGTCTCTGGGTCACTTAATCACTCTGGCGCCAGAGTTGCTCGTGCCCCTGGCTGCCCTCGTCCCGCTGCTGTTTGCGGCTCTCTGCGGTTCAGGTATGGCTAGCACCCAGAGCCTCTACGGTTTTTTTCACGAACCGGCCCTCGCGGTGGGAGTCGATCCGGTGGAGTTGGGAGCGTTGACCGCCGTCGGGTCTGCCGCCGGCCGCACCATGTCTCCCGTGGCCGCCGTGACCTTGATGTGTGCTCAGTTGACCGGCAGCCAGCCTTTATCCCTGGCTTGTCGCGTCTGCTGGCCGCTGCTCGCCGGCATCGCCACCGTGATCTGTCTACGCTGCTTCGCTGGGCTTTGA
- the mads3 gene encoding methylation-associated defense system AAA family ATPase MAD3: MIRRIEVFSYKCLRYIRQDLASFQILVGPNASGKSTFLDTLVFLRDLLNSGLERAVRIRARTLQELTWRMQSNAFEIAVEFELPQSLRKNGKLADYPRVRYEIQVGLSDQGSMTLSGENLWFRKEDEEQVPPPKRFPKESRPPQGIIIKPGRHTPSGFRKIMGRTAEGRLYFRSETTDWNFPLRPSRDQAGLGLIPEEERFPASSWVRRLLLENLRFLMLDSRAMRHPCPPDAPERFQPDGSNLPIVVSWMQKNDQRRFKHWIEHVQTVLPEIQDIEVHERSEDRYRYLVARMVQGTRVPSWLLSDGTLRFLALTLLAYLGEPGFYIIEEPENGIHPKALEAVYQSLSSIYEGQVFCATHSPIFLNLARPVELLCFVRTESGATDVVRGDQHPALAAWRKEVTLGDLLASGVLG; this comes from the coding sequence ATGATACGAAGGATCGAAGTGTTCTCCTACAAATGTTTGCGTTACATTCGTCAGGATTTAGCATCTTTCCAAATCCTGGTAGGTCCCAATGCAAGTGGAAAGAGCACCTTTTTGGATACACTCGTTTTCTTGCGCGATCTCTTGAATAGCGGACTTGAACGGGCTGTGCGCATCCGGGCACGCACTCTACAGGAGCTGACTTGGCGGATGCAGTCCAACGCCTTTGAAATCGCCGTTGAGTTCGAGTTGCCACAAAGCCTCCGAAAGAACGGCAAGTTGGCCGACTATCCGCGGGTGCGTTACGAAATTCAAGTCGGGCTGAGCGATCAAGGCAGTATGACGCTTTCGGGCGAAAACCTATGGTTTCGCAAAGAGGACGAGGAACAGGTGCCTCCGCCTAAACGCTTTCCCAAGGAAAGTCGGCCACCCCAAGGAATCATTATCAAGCCGGGCCGACATACGCCATCGGGCTTTCGCAAGATCATGGGACGCACGGCAGAAGGACGGCTCTACTTTCGCTCTGAAACCACGGATTGGAATTTCCCTCTTCGTCCAAGCCGTGACCAGGCTGGCCTGGGGCTAATTCCTGAAGAGGAACGTTTTCCCGCCAGTTCGTGGGTCAGAAGATTGCTTCTGGAGAATCTTCGCTTCCTGATGCTGGATAGTCGTGCGATGCGCCATCCCTGCCCACCCGATGCTCCGGAACGTTTTCAGCCGGATGGCTCAAATCTCCCGATTGTCGTGAGTTGGATGCAAAAAAATGACCAGAGACGATTCAAGCACTGGATTGAGCATGTTCAAACCGTTCTCCCGGAAATTCAGGACATAGAAGTTCACGAACGGTCGGAGGATCGTTACCGTTATCTGGTGGCGCGCATGGTGCAGGGCACGCGTGTTCCCTCTTGGCTTCTCTCCGACGGCACCTTGCGTTTTCTGGCGCTCACACTCTTGGCTTATCTAGGAGAACCTGGCTTTTACATCATCGAAGAGCCCGAAAACGGCATCCACCCGAAAGCCCTGGAAGCGGTATATCAATCGCTCTCTTCTATTTACGAGGGGCAGGTGTTTTGCGCCACGCATTCGCCCATCTTCTTGAATCTAGCCCGCCCTGTGGAACTGTTGTGTTTTGTGCGCACCGAATCAGGAGCAACGGATGTTGTGCGCGGCGACCAGCATCCCGCTCTAGCAGCATGGAGAAAAGAGGTGACCCTAGGCGATCTGCTGGCGAGCGGAGTACTAGGATGA
- the rsfS gene encoding ribosome silencing factor, whose amino-acid sequence MSTAVMTVPAPRLLSRPLPSALHRACLAAKVAADNKGQDILVLDMRGLTPLYDFFVISTGISRRQIHTVVEETDAALRAVGDSRLGIEGYESSRWVVQDYGDVVVHVFDPDTRDYYKLEELWADAPRIDWEKEIG is encoded by the coding sequence TTGAGTACCGCCGTGATGACTGTTCCTGCGCCTCGTCTGCTGTCTCGTCCTCTTCCCAGTGCCCTGCATCGGGCCTGTCTTGCTGCCAAGGTGGCCGCCGACAACAAAGGTCAAGACATCCTCGTCCTCGACATGCGAGGCTTGACCCCGCTGTACGACTTCTTTGTGATCTCCACGGGGATCAGCCGCCGGCAGATTCACACCGTGGTCGAGGAGACCGATGCGGCCCTGCGGGCTGTCGGCGATAGCCGCTTGGGGATCGAAGGGTACGAATCCAGCCGGTGGGTCGTCCAGGACTACGGCGATGTCGTCGTGCATGTCTTCGATCCTGACACCCGGGACTACTACAAACTCGAGGAATTGTGGGCGGATGCCCCGCGGATCGATTGGGAAAAAGAAATCGGCTGA
- a CDS encoding phosphoglycerate dehydrogenase, with protein sequence MSGARGRVLVGPAPLRQIESVFGPILREAGLEVEYPPRRQILEEVQMTEEELLEQLPGCVAAIAGSEPYTRRVIERAAAAGLLVIARAGVGYDGVDVAAASEHGVAVCYAPGTNHEAVAEHTFALMLGWLRNIRGQDQAIRRGEWPRRVVEPARGKVLGIIGLGRIGKAVARRGRAFGMTVLAYDIAPDHAFAAAEGVELVPLETLLRQADVVSLHVPKTPQTVNLLCRQTLQWMKPTALLINTARGGIVNESDLYEALQSGRLAGAALDVFAEEPPLGSPLLQLDNVLLTAHTAGVDRRSREEMARIPAQAIARLLAGEWPAEWIVNPQVQAAFVRRWRQWKG encoded by the coding sequence ATGAGTGGGGCACGCGGTCGGGTCCTGGTCGGTCCAGCACCTTTACGCCAAATCGAATCCGTGTTTGGGCCGATTTTGCGGGAAGCGGGTCTGGAAGTGGAATATCCTCCGCGGCGCCAGATATTGGAAGAAGTTCAAATGACAGAGGAGGAATTGCTGGAGCAACTGCCGGGATGCGTGGCGGCAATTGCGGGAAGCGAGCCGTACACGCGCCGTGTGATCGAGCGTGCTGCTGCCGCCGGTTTGCTGGTGATCGCTCGGGCCGGTGTGGGTTATGATGGAGTCGATGTGGCGGCGGCGAGTGAACACGGCGTCGCCGTCTGTTATGCACCGGGTACCAATCACGAGGCGGTCGCCGAGCATACCTTCGCCCTGATGCTGGGATGGTTGCGGAACATTCGCGGCCAGGATCAGGCGATCCGCCGGGGGGAGTGGCCCCGGCGAGTGGTCGAACCGGCCCGCGGCAAGGTTCTGGGAATCATCGGATTGGGACGGATTGGCAAGGCCGTCGCTCGGCGCGGACGGGCCTTCGGCATGACTGTCCTGGCTTACGATATCGCCCCGGATCACGCCTTCGCCGCCGCGGAGGGAGTGGAGCTGGTCCCTTTGGAAACCCTCTTGCGTCAAGCCGATGTCGTGTCCCTGCACGTGCCCAAAACGCCCCAAACGGTCAATTTGCTCTGCCGCCAAACCCTTCAGTGGATGAAGCCTACTGCCCTGTTGATCAACACAGCCCGAGGTGGCATAGTAAATGAGAGCGACCTGTACGAAGCTCTGCAATCGGGACGACTCGCCGGAGCAGCGCTGGATGTGTTTGCTGAGGAACCGCCCCTCGGCAGTCCGCTGTTACAATTGGACAATGTCCTGCTGACAGCCCACACCGCGGGAGTGGACCGCCGCTCGCGGGAAGAGATGGCCCGGATCCCCGCTCAGGCGATTGCCCGCTTGCTGGCGGGAGAGTGGCCAGCCGAGTGGATCGTCAATCCCCAGGTCCAAGCCGCCTTCGTCCGGCGCTGGCGGCAATGGAAGGGCTAA
- a CDS encoding ABC transporter ATP-binding protein: MSHHDDVIVLERVVVRYRQRLVLNHLDLRVPRGAFFAFLGDNGAGKTTTMKLLTGLLPPDAGQARILGLDCWARATQLRHLVGYMPERPRFYEWMTVEEIGWFTAAFHRPGFLARYREWTGRLGLDPAMPLKNLSKGGYARVGLALALAPDPPILLLDEPTSGLDLLTRREFLAHLRHLASEGRTIFISSHSIAELENVCTHVGLLRDGQMLLTATLEELRQKVRRLSLRFAETAPDPTGLGTILLRNGTGRFWQVIVHEPNPRAVAALQAQPGITDFEDTPVSLEEVYALFMSRSRNGVPEDSAEIPWVQRCDGTLPRRREAIP, encoded by the coding sequence ATGTCACACCACGATGACGTGATCGTGCTGGAGCGTGTGGTTGTGCGTTATCGGCAGCGCCTGGTGCTCAATCACCTGGATTTGCGGGTGCCACGGGGGGCTTTCTTTGCCTTTCTGGGGGACAACGGCGCTGGCAAAACCACTACGATGAAACTGCTCACCGGCTTGCTGCCTCCCGACGCCGGTCAGGCCCGCATTCTCGGTCTGGATTGCTGGGCCCGCGCCACCCAACTGCGCCATCTGGTCGGTTACATGCCGGAGCGGCCTCGATTTTACGAATGGATGACGGTCGAAGAGATCGGTTGGTTCACAGCGGCTTTCCATCGCCCCGGTTTCCTCGCTCGCTATCGCGAGTGGACGGGTCGGCTAGGACTGGACCCCGCCATGCCCCTGAAAAACCTCTCGAAAGGGGGCTACGCAAGAGTTGGTCTGGCCCTGGCCCTGGCCCCCGATCCGCCGATCCTGCTCCTGGATGAACCGACCTCCGGCCTGGATCTGCTGACCCGGCGGGAATTCCTCGCCCACCTGCGCCACTTGGCCTCGGAAGGGCGCACCATCTTCATCTCCAGCCATTCCATCGCCGAGCTGGAAAACGTCTGCACCCACGTCGGACTGTTGCGCGACGGCCAGATGCTCCTGACAGCTACCCTCGAAGAATTGCGCCAGAAAGTGCGACGGCTCAGCCTGCGCTTTGCCGAGACGGCACCGGACCCCACCGGTCTGGGCACGATTTTGCTCCGCAACGGTACGGGACGCTTCTGGCAAGTCATTGTCCACGAGCCGAATCCGCGGGCTGTTGCGGCCTTGCAAGCCCAGCCGGGGATCACGGACTTTGAAGATACCCCCGTATCGCTGGAAGAAGTGTATGCCTTGTTCATGAGCCGCTCGCGCAATGGAGTCCCAGAGGACAGTGCGGAGATTCCCTGGGTGCAACGATGCGATGGGACCCTGCCCCGCCGACGGGAGGCCATTCCGTGA